DNA sequence from the Candidatus Sysuiplasma acidicola genome:
TTTCGATGTGCAGGTGCTCGGCACCACAAACGGCGCGGTCTTTTCACCGCTGTCCAACGCCAACGTGTTCGTGACAAACACACATCATCCGTCGCAGTCATACAAACTTAATTTCAGCAGCTCTATAGGGTATTACATATACGGTGCTCCTACAGGGAGTCTCGCACCCGGTTACTACTGGGTGAATGCATCCGCACCGGGATACTTCACAGGCACCATACAGAAGCCTGTAAGATTCAACGACACTGCAAATGTCAACAGTCCTATAACGCTCTATAAGATCAGGAGTGCGGGAACAGCTGTCACAGTCACAGTCAACGGTGCCAGCGGAGGACTCAAGGGCGCATATGTCCAGTTCATTGAAAACGGACTCGTTTATAACAACAACTTTGGTGAAGGAAACCAGGTCCTCTATTCCGGATACACTAACAAAACAGGCGTACTCATTCTTACCGTCAACAACACATACAATTACACTGTTGTAGCGAGCATCAACAACTCAAATTCCACCTATGCCCAGAGTGATGTATTTTTTGCTCCTTCGTTCGCGACTCTTACTTCGCCAACTCCCTCTACCGTTACACTCACCCTTCCGTCCGCAGTCGACGTCTACGCAAGCATAGAGACGAGCTCAGGGACGGTGCCGTCAGGCATCACCGGATACATGCTTGCATATGCAAGCACATCCACGCCAATCCAGACGAGGCTGTTTTCTGCGAATGTGGTGTCCGGCTTCGCAACATTTTATGTTCCAGCAGGAAGCTATGTTATTGCAGTTAATGCGACCGGCCAGGCAACGTACTTGCACAACGTGACTGTACCGTCTGCAGTTTCATACCCATTGGGAACAATAACTCTTCCGAGCAAGTTTTCTTCATCTGCACCTCTGTCCTCGACTGCCATTTCATACTCACAGGCGTCTCCGAACTGGCGCGATTTGAACATAACGTTCAATCAAACGCTGGATGCAGGAAGCGCCGTGAATGGTCTTCCATATGCGTATGTCCCGAGTGCCAGGATGCAGTTCGCGCTGGCATTCAACAACGGCTATCCGGAAGTCAACGGTTCGACTGTGGCTGACGCGCTGTCCGCTATCACGAATCTGGGACCCGAATACACGACAACTTACAATCTCTGGTCCGTCAACTCTACCACATACCTGAGTAACGAATCGACCTTCGGTCTTCATATGCCAGGCTTCGCAGCAAGCTATGTGAACAGTTCGTCACCGCTGTCCATAGTGTCCTCCGATTCCTATTCCGCGCTGTCGAGCAGTCTTCTCGCCAACACCTCTTCATATTCCGGCACTTTCCTGGCACCGTTCAACAGCACTGAGATGCAGTTCATCAGCACTATTCAACTGCCGCCCGGTTTCGAACTGTCGTCAAATTCAACCAATGTGCCAAGCGGCGATGTAGTGGTTACGGGCTATAGAACCGTCACGGTTTACACGACCGTCACGGGCACCGGCTATGCTACCGTCTCAATGACTATCAAATCCGGTGAGATACCCGTGGTGAAGGCCGCGGCAGTTACGGGAACGTATTCCTATGCGTACATGAAGAGCGGCGTTGTGCAGTACTACATCATCAAATCCAGGACACCTATCAACTACACTGCACAGGGTTCATATGACCCGTCCGGCGGTCCTCTCTACTACTCATGGCACTGGAACAACACGAATTACAGCTCTTCCTACACAAACGCGTCTACGACTGTCGTGCAGCACGAATATTCGATAAATTACACGACACCGGGCGTGCTGATTAACATTACACTGACAGCTACGACCGTAACGGGCCAGAAGGCGAGTACGACCATTTCAGTGAGGATTGCCAACGACACAACGCTCAGCGCTGTGATAACTCCTGTCAACGGCAAGCTGAGCTCCGGCAGAATCTATGCCAACCAGGACGTCATGTTCACAGTGAACGGGCTGAAGTCCAAGGCGTCGATAAGTCCGGGCGACAACCAGGGCATAATCGTCTCATACAACTTCACCTGGGGAGACGGAGCGAAAAACTATACCGTGGTCTCCAACACCCAGTCAAATCTCAATGCATCGCACTCATATTCAAAGGCAGGCAACTTCACGCTCAACCTGACTGTCACAGATGAGGCCGGATTTACTGCACTCACAAGCATGACTGTCCAGGTCAACAAGACACTGAAACCGGTCGTATCGTTCATCGTGCGCAACAGCAAGTGGGTTTCCGCTGCAGGCAGTGTTCAGGAAAACACTACAGTGCACTTCAACGCTTCAGCCACTACAGATCCGAATTTCAACAATTCCGTGCTTCTGTTCGAATGGAACTTCGGCGATGCCCACAACATAACCAATTCGACGACAAAGGGCAATGCCTCTTACGAAAAATACCTCAACCTGACTGGAGCACAGGGTGGAATGAATGTTACGCACATTTACACTGCAATTAGCAGCACTCCGCTCACCGTTAATCTGACAGTCGTGGACCCGGCAGGCAACAAGGCCAGCTACACCTATGCGCTTGCCGTCACATCTCAGCCCAGACCTGATCTGCGCGTCATCAACATAACCTTCGGTCCGAAGTCATTCGTACAGGGAAGTGCAGGCAAGATCACAGTTTCTATCATCAACATAGGCAACGCCAATGCGACATCCCCCAAGGTGACACTCACCGCCATAGCATCGGAAAGCGGCGCCAAGACAAAGATTGGTGTGATTACAACATTCTACAACGGCACGAACAAGACGGCGGTATCTGTCATAAAAGCAAATGAGACCGTTTACGGCACAATCAGGTGGACGCCGACGACCTTCGGAAACTTCACGGTGAAGGCACAGACATCCGCAACGTACCAGCTAATATCCGCGCTGGACAACTCGGCCACGCAACCGATAAGCGTAAGCCAGTCACAGCTGCAGGTCTACGCGCTATATGCCGGCATAGTGATCATAATTGTGGGCATAATCGCTGCCATAGCACTGCGGAGAAGGATGCCGAAGAGAGGTTACGACAAGGGCAGGGATCAGCGCAAGGGCAAGTAACCGCACTGCGCAAAACGGATTGATTCAAACCTCTTCATTTTCACCTATTTTGTTCCGCCGCCCGGTCGTCCGCATTCAGCATGTTGTTTCGTGTGCTTACATAGAACGCGGCGCCTCTATGCCGAGGCAGTTCAGCGAAATGCTGAGCACCTGTCTTGTCGCATCCACCAGTGCAAGCCTGCTCATCTTCGTATCTGCGGGTGCCTTCAGGACAGAAACGAGGCGGTAAAACTGGTTGAACAGCGAAGCAAGCTCGTGCGCATAGACGGCTATCCTGTGCACCGCCATGGAACGTGCGACTTCCCCGAGTATGGACGGAAAGAGGGCCAGCTGCTTGCACAATGCGAGCTCGGCGTCCTCCGCGTAGGCGACACTGCCCGCACTCCATTCGCCGGCCTTCTCCAGTATGCTGCAGGCACGCGCATGCGCATACTGCACAAAAGGGGCGCTGTTGCCCTCGAAGTTCAGTGCCTCTTCCCATCTGAAGACGACTTTCTTCTCAGCCTGCAGCCTCACTATGTTGTAGCGCAATGCGCCGACGCCCACTATGGAGGCAATGCCGGACGCCTCATCGTCAGATATGTCCGGGCGTCTCTTCAGCACTTCCTCCTTTGCCTTTCTCTTCCCCTCCTCAACGATATCGTCGAGCAGAATGAATGAGCCTGCTCTCGTCGACATCTTGCCCTGCCCCGCAGGCAGCGTGACAAATGAATAGAAGAGAAATTCAGGCTCCCTTCCTGTGTCCAGAAGTTTCAGCGCGGCTGAGAGGAATCTTACGCCAAGCTTCTGGTCCTCTCCGAGTACATCAATGAGTCTGTCCGCCCTTGAAAACTTGTCAAGGTGATAGGCAATGTCTCTAGTCGTGTAAAGGCTTGTGCCGTCGCCTCTTGTGAAGTAGAATCTGTCCTCTCCGTCCTTTCCCCCGACCGGTATGTACCAGGCACCGCCTTCCTCCTTTGCTTCGGGAAGTCGCTTAAGCATCTCTATTACGCCGGCTACCTTTCCGCTCAGTATGAGGTCGCTCTCATATGAGTAAGTGTCAAGCTGCACATTGATGC
Encoded proteins:
- a CDS encoding PKD domain-containing protein, coding for MESRALRKTMSILLVMILVVSSAAAIWAAASTTGVKPDQKTSAASPNGGTGSYIFDVQVLGTTNGAVFSPLSNANVFVTNTHHPSQSYKLNFSSSIGYYIYGAPTGSLAPGYYWVNASAPGYFTGTIQKPVRFNDTANVNSPITLYKIRSAGTAVTVTVNGASGGLKGAYVQFIENGLVYNNNFGEGNQVLYSGYTNKTGVLILTVNNTYNYTVVASINNSNSTYAQSDVFFAPSFATLTSPTPSTVTLTLPSAVDVYASIETSSGTVPSGITGYMLAYASTSTPIQTRLFSANVVSGFATFYVPAGSYVIAVNATGQATYLHNVTVPSAVSYPLGTITLPSKFSSSAPLSSTAISYSQASPNWRDLNITFNQTLDAGSAVNGLPYAYVPSARMQFALAFNNGYPEVNGSTVADALSAITNLGPEYTTTYNLWSVNSTTYLSNESTFGLHMPGFAASYVNSSSPLSIVSSDSYSALSSSLLANTSSYSGTFLAPFNSTEMQFISTIQLPPGFELSSNSTNVPSGDVVVTGYRTVTVYTTVTGTGYATVSMTIKSGEIPVVKAAAVTGTYSYAYMKSGVVQYYIIKSRTPINYTAQGSYDPSGGPLYYSWHWNNTNYSSSYTNASTTVVQHEYSINYTTPGVLINITLTATTVTGQKASTTISVRIANDTTLSAVITPVNGKLSSGRIYANQDVMFTVNGLKSKASISPGDNQGIIVSYNFTWGDGAKNYTVVSNTQSNLNASHSYSKAGNFTLNLTVTDEAGFTALTSMTVQVNKTLKPVVSFIVRNSKWVSAAGSVQENTTVHFNASATTDPNFNNSVLLFEWNFGDAHNITNSTTKGNASYEKYLNLTGAQGGMNVTHIYTAISSTPLTVNLTVVDPAGNKASYTYALAVTSQPRPDLRVINITFGPKSFVQGSAGKITVSIINIGNANATSPKVTLTAIASESGAKTKIGVITTFYNGTNKTAVSVIKANETVYGTIRWTPTTFGNFTVKAQTSATYQLISALDNSATQPISVSQSQLQVYALYAGIVIIIVGIIAAIALRRRMPKRGYDKGRDQRKGK
- a CDS encoding arginine--tRNA ligase; its protein translation is MIMDPMEPYVTEARHYITAKVSSLYKSEAKVELEIPAARADIAFPCFTLARAAGKAPQEIAAEIAAGYTGKKLKMWAENGYLNINADPVLLAAETVGAIGASGEKYGRSAQQNEKIIVEHTSINPNGPIHIGRARNALIGDTLVRCMRQAGMKVESEYYVDDAGKQVTTLVWGVQHLEAPAEDGRKKDHRLVDYYIRATELAGKDEKCAAEIQEMQRKLDTGDRETVASVRKVADDVLDGIKESLSGINVQLDTYSYESDLILSGKVAGVIEMLKRLPEAKEEGGAWYIPVGGKDGEDRFYFTRGDGTSLYTTRDIAYHLDKFSRADRLIDVLGEDQKLGVRFLSAALKLLDTGREPEFLFYSFVTLPAGQGKMSTRAGSFILLDDIVEEGKRKAKEEVLKRRPDISDDEASGIASIVGVGALRYNIVRLQAEKKVVFRWEEALNFEGNSAPFVQYAHARACSILEKAGEWSAGSVAYAEDAELALCKQLALFPSILGEVARSMAVHRIAVYAHELASLFNQFYRLVSVLKAPADTKMSRLALVDATRQVLSISLNCLGIEAPRSM